The Poecilia reticulata strain Guanapo linkage group LG13, Guppy_female_1.0+MT, whole genome shotgun sequence genome has a segment encoding these proteins:
- the abhd15a gene encoding protein ABHD15, which translates to MLEWLVAFCVVILVLFIWPGTKYLLGPNGFPQRLGVSQLAAGSDGAHSACAEGADGTGKKTRTVSLICNPSALAKYLQKHCRTFGCYSPCGGWTWRASAFLQSAYEACWPCDSSVQFVRDNLQLSDDGLVSLDWAVPSYHRRRRTSSHSTSPVLLIIPNSFGKITRNVVKLCESALSHGYLPAVFNRRSHNSTPLTTIKLQQFGDPSDLREAVRYIRYRQPAGRLYAVSESSGSGLLLSYLGECGSSSYVTAAVCLSPVFRCQSWFESGLCWPLQWALALYQKICLSRYRTALGDILHTDTLFSSCSLRGVEEALFCQSGCVGSTSGTSSGCSASGAWDAYWERNEPLRDVDEVAIPVLSVCAKDDPVRGDAQSSLPLELFETNPHFFLLLTDRGGHCGFSTQSNRSAGSAAGSVVATSTVDNRGTNWSHKVMLEFFRATTDFFNAEERAKQFAARRRGLGGAAGGWAFRYRSGSTCKRVPACSHNIHAIYNWQRSYTR; encoded by the exons ATGCTGGAATGGCTTGTGGCTTTCTGTGTTGTGATCCTGGTGCTTTTCATATGGCCAGGCACCAAATATCTGCTTGGTCCCAACGGCTTCCCTCAGAGGCTGGGCGTTTCGCAGCTGGCAGCCGGCAGCGACGGTGCCCACTCGGCTTGCGCGGAAGGAGCTGACGGCACCGGGAAGAAAACACGCACCGTGTCGCTCATATGCAACCCCTCCGCGCTGGCCAAGTACCTCCAGAAGCACTGCAGGACTTTCGGCTGCTACTCTCCGTGCGGCGGATGGACGTGGAGAGCCAGCGCCTTTCTGCAGAGCGCGTACGAGGCGTGCTGGCCGTGCGACAGCTCGGTTCAGTTCGTGCGGGACAACCTGCAGCTCAGCGACGACGGGCTGGTGTCGCTGGACTGGGCTGTGCCGTCCTACCACAGGAGACGCAGGACTTCCAGTCACTCCACCAGCCCGGTTTTGCTCATCATCCCCAACTCCTTCGGAAAGATCACAAGGAATGTGGTGAAG CTGTGTGAATCGGCTCTGTCCCACGGCTACCTCCCTGCAGTCTTCAACCGCCGCAGCCACAACAGCACGCCACTGACCACCATCAAACTGCAGCAGTTTGGTGACCCTTCGGACCTGCGGGAGGCCGTGCGCTACATTCGCTACCGACAGCCCGCCGGAAGGCTGTACGCAGTGAGCGAGAGCTCGGGGTCGGGCCTCCTCCTGTCCTACCTGGGGGAGTGCGGATCCTCCAGTTATGTGACGGCAGCGGTCTGCCTGTCACCTGTGTTTCGCTGCCAGAGCTGGTTTGAGAGTGGGCTATGTTGGCCCCTGCAGTGGGCGCTGGCACTGTATCAGAAGATATGTCTCAGCAG GTACAGGACGGCGCTGGGGGACATCCTGCACACAGACACTCTTTTTTCTAGCTGTTCCCTGCGTGGGGTGGAGGAAGCCCTCTTCTGTCAGTCTGGATGTGTCGGCTCCACATCTGGGACCAGCAGTGGCTGCAGCGCTTCAGGAGCCTGGGATGCTTACTGGGAACGCAACGAACCCTTAAGAGATGTGGATGAAGTGGCTATTCCTGTTCTGAGTGTGTGCGCTAAAGATGACCCTGTGCGAGGAGATGCCCAGTCCTCCCTGCCCCTGGAGCTCTTTGAGACAAACCCACACTTTTTCCTCCTTCTGACAGACCGTGGAGGTCACTGTGGCTTCTCCACCCAGTCGAATAGAAGTGCCGGTAGCGCAGCTGGCTCTGTGGTCGCAACAAGTACAGTGGACAACCGTGGCACCAACTGGAGTCACAAAGTCATGCTGGAATTCTTCCGAGCGACCACGGACTTCTTCAATGCAGAGGAGCGAGCGAAGCAGTTCGCTGCGAGGAGGAGAGGGCTGGGAGGGGCTGCAGGAGGGTGGGCCTTTCGTTACCGCAGTGGCAGTACTTGTAAACGAGTGCCAGCATGTTCCCATAATATTCATGCAATTTATAACTGGCAGAGATCGTATACTCGATGA